In Euphorbia lathyris chromosome 2, ddEupLath1.1, whole genome shotgun sequence, the sequence ATCTCTGTTTCAACCACAGCAAAAGCAATTGGCTGCACATATAGTTCACACAATTTTAATTATGGTTCACATGGTAGACTATTTCAAGCTCAGTTTATGAATAAACTACAATATTGAAAATCTGCAGGCACTCAAAATATAACCAAATGTTGCAGATACCAAAAGCTCCAATTGATTCTTTCAGTATTATCATACCTCTATCAGATGCATGCCACCAATGTTGCTCCACTTCGGTGAAACGGTGAAGTGTTTCAACTTAAGGAAACCAGCTAACTTATTCCTCGAAATATGCGGAGAACCAGAAGCACTAATCACCTGCACCAACAACACAATATAAGAAATCGGAAGGCGAAGATGCCAACAAATAACGCGTGTTTGGGGGTGCTAAGGCACTCGGTCTAGTGCCTTGTGCGCCAGGAGCCTAaggcgcgcctttaacaactgTACTTTAGACAGTAAATATCTCAATTTTAATAACTACTTCATAGAATTGGCATATCGCTAAACAGTACTGTGCAAGTGAAGACGATTGAAATGGTTGGGTAGATGACATACCAATGAGACACATGCAACTGGAATTACTTCATTGGCATCAAAAACATTAACTGTTACATCCAAGTATATGGTGGCATCAATTTCCTTCGTAATTTTTACGACTGGTGGAGAAGTTAGTAATATTTTAAGGCTCATGTCATCATCCGGATACTGCTTGTATAGTTGAGGATAAAGAAATCTCCATGTTGCTGTATTTAAGAGGGATTGATTTGGAAACCTCTCTACTGTCCAATGCATATAACCTGCCTAAACCCAGAAATCAGCTTAACATTATTAGCTTAGCAGTTTAACCataataatattatctttattgGAAAGCTTACATTGAAGTATACTTCTGCAGCAGAATTGAAAACGTTCTCGTGTAACGAGAGTGCGATCATTTTAGATGGACAGCTCAAGGAATCAGAAGCCTGCATTCTGTCATAGTAGTAGTTGGGAACTAAAACATTATCCGCTGCTATGAATAAACCGTCAATATCTAATTTGACGGAAGAATCACTGAACAAAGGGTCGTCCACGAAAGCAACATTCATCGCAGAAACATTATCTATTGACACTTGCTTTGGAAGGGATTGCAATCGGGAATCAAGTTTTAGTATTCCTTTTTCGATTTTGTTGGATATAGCCTTTTGTATTGCAGTCCCTATTGGCCCTTCAAAAGCATCAACCAACCTGGATAACACAAGGATAAAATTGAAATACGAATAGATTTTCTTCACAAATTAATTTCCTGTGAGACCGCCAAAGTACAAAACCAAGCAAGTTCATTGTCAAACATGAAAAAGATTGGCAATTTACTGATCCAAAAAACTAAAATGCAGAACTTGAACT encodes:
- the LOC136219136 gene encoding putative BPI/LBP family protein At1g04970, with the translated sequence MGHPILLLVLSLVLIPARTHEEGHISVILHDKGINFAKDLLIKKAVSSIIPLQLPDIERHVKIPIIGKVHVVLSKITIYSLDVPSSSVDSGGDIRGITLIASGATAHLTMNWKYSYKNWVVEISDSGAASVQVNDMEIWVTVTLKEEDGSIKLSMLDRGCHLKDISIKMDGGASWLYQVLVDAFEGPIGTAIQKAISNKIEKGILKLDSRLQSLPKQVSIDNVSAMNVAFVDDPLFSDSSVKLDIDGLFIAADNVLVPNYYYDRMQASDSLSCPSKMIALSLHENVFNSAAEVYFNAGYMHWTVERFPNQSLLNTATWRFLYPQLYKQYPDDDMSLKILLTSPPVVKITKEIDATIYLDVTVNVFDANEVIPVACVSLVISASGSPHISRNKLAGFLKLKHFTVSPKWSNIGGMHLIEPIAFAVVETEIIPYVNLRLVKGFQIPVLHRFILKNAEIHYSASKMMICSNIALT